Proteins encoded within one genomic window of Longimicrobium sp.:
- a CDS encoding aminoglycoside phosphotransferase family protein codes for MTLAVPDRLAAECARTPARAAWLARLPDVVRELARRWSLDVGPPFEGEASCAWVAPATRADGTSVVLKLGMPHMEAEHEIAGLRFWAGDPTVRLLDADDGLGAMLLERCEPGTSLRSVPGPEQDRVVAGLLRRAWRAPSPPHPFRPLSAMTRYWGEETLADAARWPDAGLVREGLRLFEELSAGASVEVLLATDLHAGNVLRARREPWLAIDPKPFAGDPAYDATQHLLNCRARLRADPGETIRRFADLLGVDPERVRLWTLARLAAEPRDDWDEEPLALARALARPA; via the coding sequence ATGACTCTCGCCGTCCCTGACCGGCTCGCGGCGGAGTGCGCCCGAACGCCCGCGCGCGCCGCCTGGCTCGCGCGGCTGCCGGACGTGGTCCGCGAGCTGGCGCGGCGGTGGTCGCTCGACGTCGGCCCGCCGTTCGAGGGCGAGGCGAGCTGCGCGTGGGTGGCGCCCGCGACGCGCGCGGACGGGACATCGGTGGTGCTCAAGCTCGGCATGCCGCACATGGAGGCCGAGCACGAGATCGCGGGCCTGCGCTTCTGGGCGGGCGACCCCACCGTCCGCCTCCTCGACGCCGACGACGGGCTGGGCGCCATGCTCCTGGAGCGCTGCGAGCCCGGCACCTCGCTGCGCTCCGTCCCCGGGCCCGAGCAGGACCGGGTGGTCGCCGGGCTCCTGCGCCGGGCCTGGCGGGCGCCCTCTCCGCCGCACCCGTTCCGACCGCTCTCCGCGATGACGAGGTACTGGGGCGAGGAGACGCTCGCGGACGCCGCGCGGTGGCCCGACGCGGGGCTGGTCCGCGAGGGCCTGCGCCTGTTCGAGGAGCTGTCGGCGGGGGCGTCCGTGGAGGTGCTGCTGGCGACCGACCTGCACGCCGGCAACGTCCTGCGGGCGCGGCGCGAGCCGTGGCTGGCGATCGACCCCAAGCCGTTCGCCGGCGACCCGGCCTACGACGCGACGCAGCACCTCCTGAACTGCCGGGCGAGGCTGCGCGCCGACCCCGGGGAAACGATCCGCCGCTTCGCCGACCTGCTGGGCGTGGACCCGGAGCGGGTGCGGCTGTGGACGCTCGCGCGCCTGGCCGCGGAGCCGCGCGACGACTGGGACGAGGAGCCGCTCGCGCTGGCGCGGGCGCTGGCGAGACCCGCGTGA
- a CDS encoding serine protease, protein MNLDAVALIGRANPQKPGVSPFSPMGSCICVDPDGVVATCCHTLINFFERWSPYAVPKGPDVKEVIEDAERHERPWFFFPSKFAWQPSGRTHEGGAYPMLSFQADRLLDIAVVELGGSGVDRPLPFVRIARFPAEVGDKVRFAGFYDSGVLKDRDGYLRGWPMCKDEASVICSTPNGFLIDYPVRRGMSGSGVFNGEGGLVGIIVEYWSPEFAAKQVGIEKSLGLCANAHLLIPQYQKLRLEAEARAADGDLPWCTLT, encoded by the coding sequence GTGAATCTCGATGCTGTCGCACTCATAGGCCGTGCAAACCCGCAAAAGCCGGGAGTCTCTCCATTTAGCCCAATGGGTTCTTGCATCTGCGTCGACCCGGATGGCGTAGTTGCGACTTGTTGCCACACACTCATCAACTTCTTTGAACGGTGGTCCCCATACGCCGTTCCCAAAGGGCCGGATGTCAAAGAAGTGATAGAAGATGCAGAGCGGCACGAACGTCCTTGGTTCTTTTTCCCATCGAAGTTTGCTTGGCAGCCGTCCGGACGTACTCACGAAGGCGGTGCTTATCCGATGCTCTCCTTCCAGGCTGATCGCTTACTGGACATCGCTGTAGTGGAACTCGGGGGATCAGGGGTCGACAGGCCTCTACCATTTGTCAGAATAGCGCGTTTTCCAGCGGAGGTTGGGGATAAGGTTCGTTTCGCCGGCTTTTATGACTCCGGAGTGTTGAAGGATCGAGATGGCTACTTGCGTGGATGGCCGATGTGTAAGGACGAGGCGAGCGTAATTTGTTCCACACCAAACGGATTCTTGATCGATTATCCAGTTCGTAGGGGGATGAGCGGGAGTGGGGTCTTCAATGGAGAAGGAGGGTTGGTGGGGATCATCGTTGAGTATTGGTCTCCCGAGTTCGCGGCTAAGCAAGTGGGTATTGAGAAATCCCTTGGCCTTTGTGCGAACGCACACTTGTTGATTCCACAATATCAAAAGCTTCGTTTGGAAGCTGAGGCACGGGCAGCGGATGGTGACCTTCCGTGGTGTACTCTAACATAG
- the smc gene encoding chromosome segregation protein SMC, with translation MKLRTLQLHGFKSFPDRTTIEFRDGVTAIVGSNGCGKSNTADAVRWVLGEQRASALRGGKMEEVIFQGTVKRRPLNYAEVSLVFSNEDGRVPVPQSEIEIARKVFREGGSEYAMNRVACRLRDIHDLLRDTGLGSNAYSIIEIGMIDSILSERAEERRAMFEEAAGIGRYKDRRKAAQRRLEGAEVDLARLGDLVAEVESKVRSLARQKRRAQRHAELQARRLDLEVALARADLEALTASLGEGARRQGALEREAGEARTELATAEAVLEERRIEAAELGRRRQQVAGRLDEVRQRLDAHEREILLADERRSNAEMRIAQLVKERGELGERAARLEREAGRLQGERDVALGRLDTVRERLEARVAENESLRATLSAHRQASEAAAARSREVARDIAAAEGERAASERRRAEALERLAGLAEQDAQLGAEITVLGEQTELWHGQGSTLRDRLDAAADAADAAREAARVLRGREGPLRDALRAAEDRVSRLASQVAAREAMERSYEGFSPAVTAIMGDRARFPGVLAPLADFVRATTADAATAQAVESFLGTLLQALVVEDLAAARAVRKWFREEWTGGGSLLLLPLDAPGVREQLAQASAAHRLGVSGSGAAQAWVEVFLAGLLVLPGEDPLDAYAAGARVDAFGDTVDPRGVIRLGQPAAGEGILARREALGRLRNELEDAEVARDRRVLERDALAQEVLLAEERAREADEVRRVMEADLRQLDADTAAHGHRRGRLEREREQVVAAAAAAKREAEHAAARMAELDARLEELARLSAGAGAEAARAGAGLAELDAAWESARDEESELRVAVARAEAELREVERALSEALNGADAARRRAATLEAEAEELRRSLEGLSGIRERAGDQVETLFAERDRLAADVANLDARLGELEAELAGAEERARVARRREAEAAEARHRIELERAELEGRVVRARERLEVEWARPWEVLVASANPVEEGGAEAWRAEVREIIQQIDALGPINMLAVQEHEEEDRRLRFLLEQQADLTRARDDLAAAIRQINKTAREVFMSTFDQVRENFKRTFQSLFQGGECDVWLADPDDPLESPIEIQASPRGKKTQRIHLLSGGERTLTALSLLFAIYLVKPSPFCLFDEVDAPLDEANVGRFIQLLNDFKGQTQFIVITHNPRTMESADWIYGVTMEEPGVSSIVGVELEGAWSFGDQRAAVAQ, from the coding sequence ATGAAGCTCCGCACCCTCCAGCTCCACGGCTTCAAGTCGTTCCCCGACCGCACCACCATCGAGTTCCGCGACGGCGTCACGGCCATCGTGGGGTCGAACGGCTGCGGCAAGTCCAACACCGCCGACGCCGTGCGCTGGGTGCTGGGCGAGCAGCGCGCGTCCGCCCTGCGCGGCGGGAAGATGGAAGAGGTGATCTTCCAGGGGACCGTGAAGCGCCGGCCGCTCAACTACGCCGAGGTCTCGCTCGTCTTCTCCAACGAGGACGGGCGCGTTCCCGTGCCGCAGAGCGAGATCGAGATCGCCCGCAAGGTGTTCCGCGAGGGGGGCAGCGAGTACGCCATGAACCGCGTCGCCTGCCGCCTGCGCGACATCCACGACCTGCTGCGCGACACGGGGCTGGGGTCCAACGCCTACTCGATCATCGAGATCGGGATGATCGACTCGATCCTGTCGGAGCGGGCCGAGGAGCGGCGCGCCATGTTCGAGGAGGCGGCGGGGATCGGCCGCTACAAGGACCGTCGCAAGGCCGCCCAGCGCCGCCTGGAGGGCGCCGAGGTGGACCTGGCGCGGCTCGGCGATCTGGTGGCCGAGGTGGAGTCGAAGGTGCGCTCGCTGGCCCGCCAGAAGCGCCGCGCCCAGCGCCACGCCGAGCTGCAGGCCCGCCGCCTCGACCTCGAGGTCGCCCTGGCGCGCGCCGACCTGGAGGCGCTCACCGCGTCGCTGGGCGAGGGCGCGCGGCGGCAGGGGGCGCTGGAGCGCGAGGCGGGCGAGGCGCGCACCGAGCTCGCCACCGCCGAGGCGGTGCTGGAGGAGCGGCGGATCGAGGCCGCGGAGCTCGGGCGGCGGCGCCAGCAGGTGGCCGGGCGCCTCGACGAGGTGCGCCAGCGGCTGGACGCGCACGAGCGCGAGATCCTGCTGGCCGACGAGCGCCGCTCCAACGCGGAGATGCGCATCGCCCAGCTGGTGAAGGAGCGCGGCGAGCTGGGCGAGCGCGCGGCGCGGCTCGAACGCGAAGCCGGGCGGCTGCAGGGCGAGCGCGACGTGGCGCTGGGGCGGCTGGACACGGTGCGCGAGCGGCTGGAGGCGCGCGTGGCGGAGAACGAGTCCCTGCGCGCGACGCTCTCGGCGCACCGCCAGGCCAGCGAGGCGGCGGCCGCGCGCTCGCGCGAGGTGGCGCGCGACATCGCCGCCGCGGAGGGCGAGCGCGCGGCCTCGGAGCGCCGCCGCGCGGAGGCGCTGGAGCGGCTGGCGGGGCTCGCCGAACAGGACGCGCAGCTCGGCGCCGAGATCACCGTGCTGGGCGAGCAGACGGAGCTGTGGCACGGGCAGGGCTCCACGCTGCGCGACCGGCTGGACGCGGCGGCCGACGCGGCGGACGCGGCCCGCGAGGCGGCGCGCGTCCTCCGCGGCCGCGAGGGGCCGCTGCGGGACGCGCTGCGCGCGGCGGAGGACCGCGTCTCGCGCCTCGCCAGCCAGGTGGCCGCGCGCGAGGCGATGGAGCGCAGCTACGAGGGCTTCTCCCCCGCGGTGACGGCCATCATGGGCGACCGCGCCCGCTTCCCCGGTGTGCTGGCGCCGCTGGCCGACTTCGTCCGCGCCACCACGGCGGACGCGGCCACGGCACAGGCGGTCGAGTCCTTCCTGGGGACGCTCCTGCAGGCGCTCGTCGTGGAGGACCTGGCCGCCGCGCGCGCGGTGCGGAAGTGGTTCCGCGAGGAGTGGACAGGGGGCGGCTCGCTCCTCCTCCTCCCGCTCGACGCGCCGGGGGTGCGGGAGCAGCTGGCCCAGGCGTCGGCCGCGCACCGGCTGGGGGTCTCCGGGAGCGGGGCGGCGCAGGCGTGGGTGGAGGTCTTCCTCGCGGGGCTGCTCGTCCTCCCGGGCGAGGACCCGCTGGACGCCTACGCGGCGGGCGCGCGGGTGGACGCCTTCGGCGACACGGTGGACCCGCGCGGGGTGATCCGCCTGGGGCAGCCGGCGGCGGGGGAGGGGATCCTCGCGCGGCGCGAGGCCCTGGGCCGCCTGCGGAACGAGCTGGAAGACGCGGAGGTGGCGCGCGACCGGCGGGTGCTGGAGCGCGACGCGCTGGCGCAGGAGGTCCTCCTGGCCGAGGAGCGCGCCCGCGAGGCCGACGAGGTGCGGCGGGTGATGGAGGCCGACCTGCGCCAGCTCGACGCCGACACCGCCGCGCACGGCCACCGCCGCGGCCGCCTGGAGCGCGAGCGCGAGCAGGTGGTGGCCGCCGCCGCGGCCGCGAAGCGCGAGGCGGAGCACGCCGCGGCGCGCATGGCGGAGCTGGACGCGCGGCTCGAGGAGCTGGCCCGCCTCTCGGCCGGGGCGGGCGCGGAGGCGGCGCGGGCCGGCGCCGGGCTGGCCGAGCTGGACGCGGCGTGGGAGAGCGCGCGCGACGAGGAGAGCGAGCTGCGCGTGGCCGTCGCCCGGGCGGAGGCCGAGCTGCGCGAGGTGGAGCGCGCGCTCTCCGAGGCGCTGAACGGGGCCGACGCGGCGCGGCGGCGCGCCGCCACCCTCGAGGCCGAGGCCGAAGAGCTGCGCCGCTCGCTGGAAGGCCTCTCCGGCATCCGCGAGCGCGCCGGGGACCAGGTGGAGACGCTCTTCGCCGAGCGCGACCGCCTGGCCGCCGACGTGGCGAACCTGGACGCGCGCCTGGGCGAGCTGGAGGCGGAGCTGGCGGGGGCCGAGGAGCGCGCCCGCGTGGCCCGCCGCCGCGAGGCCGAGGCGGCCGAGGCGCGCCACCGCATCGAGCTGGAGCGCGCGGAGCTGGAGGGGCGCGTCGTCCGTGCCCGCGAGCGGCTGGAGGTCGAGTGGGCGCGGCCGTGGGAGGTCCTGGTCGCGAGCGCGAACCCGGTCGAGGAGGGCGGCGCGGAGGCGTGGCGGGCGGAGGTGCGCGAGATCATCCAGCAGATCGACGCGCTGGGGCCCATCAACATGCTGGCCGTGCAGGAGCACGAGGAGGAGGACCGGCGGCTGCGCTTCCTGCTGGAGCAGCAGGCCGACCTGACCCGGGCGCGCGACGACCTGGCGGCGGCGATCCGGCAGATCAACAAGACGGCGCGCGAGGTCTTCATGAGCACCTTCGACCAGGTGCGCGAGAACTTCAAGCGCACCTTCCAGTCGCTCTTCCAGGGCGGCGAGTGCGACGTGTGGCTGGCCGACCCCGACGACCCGCTGGAGAGCCCGATCGAGATCCAGGCCAGCCCCCGGGGGAAGAAGACGCAGCGCATCCACCTCCTCTCTGGCGGCGAGCGCACGCTCACGGCGCTCTCGCTCCTCTTCGCCATCTACCTGGTGAAGCCCTCGCCGTTCTGCCTCTTCGACGAGGTGGACGCGCCGCTCGACGAGGCCAACGTGGGGCGCTTCATCCAGCTCCTGAACGACTTCAAGGGGCAGACGCAGTTCATCGTGATCACCCACAACCCGCGCACCATGGAGAGCGCGGACTGGATCTACGGGGTGACGATGGAGGAGCCCGGCGTCTCGTCGATCGTCGGCGTGGAGCTGGAGGGCGCCTGGTCGTTCGGGGACCAGCGGGCGGCGGTGGCGCAGTGA